In Torulaspora globosa chromosome 1, complete sequence, a genomic segment contains:
- the PRP19 gene encoding E3 ubiquitin-protein ligase PRP19 (ancestral locus Anc_4.18), whose amino-acid sequence MFCAISGKPPRFPVLSPRSKCIFEKELIEQYVSDEGKDPVTNSPLTVDELIEISQSPEQSSFADSLNSSTLNTNYSIPNLLSSLQNEWDAIMLENFKLRKQLDESTKKLSVAFYERDAAKIVAAKALKARDDIMREMNHLVSQIGDAEVPESLEHQGAPVSLSLVSSALLERLSQESMSYLKKTKKVASDFSVPALAPFKLEGKWDVDKSLKLHRTTSLCLEFQQSVVFQLQDVSQVCYMKGPLSHRVVGAPFSDKVKYLAAASHDRLLICTADGRMGVSSISGDQMEVANTKIGNIIFMENHEEILNDHFLWADDSGAVGFTTMDCKETILLIAGQQEKQFFQAAYHKDGLLLALVNTREIKIFDLTKPEEHSTDFQIGKEIKADGEIKEVRFSSNGYWMIVHCGNTLMAFDLRKSPGTLALNPFELGSGSTKVLWDLDVSARHLALLKEGNDSHQHALEFFSYQKSKKSWEPADLEVFHLESPNLPHEELNNFLMLYTKEGPAAILQAREQVLFYVTK is encoded by the coding sequence ATGTTTTGTGCAATCAGTGGCAAGCCACCTAGGTTCCCTGTACTATCCCCGCGTTCCAAATGCatatttgaaaaagagTTAATCGAACAATACGTGTCAGATGAAGGTAAGGATCCCGTAACGAACTCGCCTTTGACGGTTGATGAGCTGATAGAGATATCGCAAAGCCCTGAGCAGAGTTCGTTTGCTGACAGTCTCAATTCTTCTACGTTGAACACCAATTACAGCATACCAAATTTACTGTCTTCACTTCAAAATGAATGGGACGCTATCATGCTGGAGAACTTTAAGCTTCGCAAACAATTAGACGAAAGTACAAAAAAGCTTTCGGTGGCGTTCTACGAACGAGATGCCGCCAAAATAGTTGCAGccaaagctttgaaagccAGGGATGACATAATGCGCGAGATGAACCACCTGGTATCGCAGATAGGAGATGCGGAAGTTCCCGAATCGCTTGAACATCAAGGGGCCCCAgtatctctttctctggtTTCAAGCGCATTGCTGGAACGTTTATCTCAAGAATCGATGAgctacttgaagaaaacgaaaaaGGTTGCAAGCGATTTCAGCGTACCAGCTTTGGCTCCCTTCAAGCTCGAAGGCAAATGGGACGTGGACAAATCACTAAAGTTGCATAGGACAACGTCGCTATGCCTTGAGTTTCAACAGAGCGTGGTAttccagcttcaagatgtgTCCCAAGTATGCTACATGAAGGGTCCCCTTTCTCACCGTGTCGTCGGGGCACCTTTTAGTGATAAAGTGAAATACCTGGCAGCTGCGTCCCATGACCGACTTCTGATATGCACCGCTGACGGTAGGATGGGTGTCAGTAGCATTTCGGGCGACCAGATGGAAGTCGCCAATACGAAAATTGGTAATATTATTTTTATGGAAAACCATGAAGAGATCCTAAACGATCATTTCCTCTGGGCAGATGACTCAGGTGCCGTCGGATTCACTACAATGGACTGTAAAGAAACCATCTTGCTCATCGCAGGGCAGCAGGAAAAGCAGTTCTTCCAGGCTGCATACCATAAAGATGGTTTACTTCTCGCCCTGGTAAATACGCGCGAAATCAAGATATTTGATCTGACTAAACCGGAAGAGCACTCAACAGACTTCCAGATAGGCAAGGAAATTAAAGCAGACGGCGAGATAAAAGAAGTAAGGTTCAGCAGTAATGGTTACTGGATGATCGTTCACTGTGGTAATACCTTGATGGCATTTGATCTCAGAAAATCACCCGGTACATTAGCCTTGAACCCATTCGAACTGGGTTCTGGCTCGACGAAGGTTCTATGGGATCTCGACGTATCTGCCAGACACCTGGCACTCCTAAAAGAAGGAAACGATAGCCATCAACACGCGCTGGAATTTTTCTCCTACCAaaaatccaagaaatcatGGGAGCCTGCCGACCTGGAGGTCTTCCATCTAGAGTCTCCGAACCTCCCTCACGAAGAACTCAACAACTTCTTAATGCTATATACGAAGGAAGGCCCTGCAGCCATCCTACAGGCTCGGGAGCAGGTGCTCTTCTATGTTACCAAGTAA